A region of Paenibacillus sp. JNUCC-31 DNA encodes the following proteins:
- a CDS encoding sensor histidine kinase, with protein sequence MDLQADAIDRVIKNAIQVMENSKYQMFEIMDSTRNELKTLNEELKSVLKETAETIEKVDQLELNYRRSRIRLTEVSRDFVRYSEHDIKQAYEKATQLQLDLMIYREKEMYLKARRDDLQKRAKNVEASVERAETIGSQMGVVLEYLSGELGQVTRIIESAKNRQMIGLKIILAQEEERKRIAREIHDGPAQMLANLVLRTEIVERMLIKQDFKMVQAEIVDLKGQVRSSLGEMRKVIFNLRPMALDDLGLIPTLRKYVQDFEEKTKIRSLFETRGKEHRLSSAMEAAIYRLVQEGLSNAAKHAYPTYVVVEITYQAQLVKIVVQDNGLGFKPELLAKKSKDHTHFGLIGMRERVELLEGRIEIESAENQGTKIVIHIPTNVDKGKE encoded by the coding sequence GTGGATTTACAAGCCGATGCCATAGACCGCGTCATAAAAAACGCCATACAAGTCATGGAAAACAGTAAATATCAAATGTTTGAGATTATGGACTCGACTCGGAATGAGCTGAAAACGCTGAACGAGGAGTTGAAGTCGGTCCTGAAGGAGACGGCGGAAACGATCGAGAAAGTAGATCAATTGGAGCTCAACTACCGCCGCTCCCGGATCCGGCTGACCGAGGTTAGCCGTGACTTTGTCCGTTATTCCGAGCATGATATCAAACAGGCGTATGAGAAAGCGACGCAGCTACAGCTGGATCTGATGATTTATCGTGAGAAGGAAATGTATCTGAAGGCCCGTCGGGATGATCTGCAGAAGCGTGCCAAAAATGTGGAAGCTTCGGTAGAGCGCGCCGAGACGATCGGCTCCCAGATGGGGGTTGTGCTGGAGTATCTGTCGGGTGAGCTGGGTCAAGTGACCCGCATCATTGAATCCGCCAAAAATCGACAAATGATAGGTTTGAAAATAATTTTGGCCCAGGAAGAAGAGCGGAAGCGTATTGCTCGTGAGATCCATGACGGTCCTGCGCAGATGCTCGCAAATCTAGTGCTTAGGACGGAAATTGTAGAAAGAATGCTCATAAAGCAGGATTTTAAGATGGTCCAGGCCGAAATAGTAGATTTGAAAGGCCAGGTTCGTTCGAGTCTTGGAGAAATGAGAAAAGTTATTTTCAATTTGCGTCCTATGGCACTGGATGACCTGGGATTGATTCCAACGCTTCGGAAGTACGTGCAGGATTTTGAAGAAAAAACAAAAATCCGCTCGCTTTTTGAAACGAGAGGCAAGGAACACCGGTTGTCTTCCGCGATGGAGGCTGCGATCTACCGCCTCGTGCAGGAAGGTCTGTCCAATGCTGCAAAGCATGCTTATCCCACTTATGTTGTGGTGGAAATTACATACCAGGCTCAGCTCGTCAAAATTGTCGTGCAGGACAATGGGCTTGGGTTCAAACCGGAGCTTCTTGCGAAGAAGAGCAAGGATCATACCCACTTCGGTCTGATTGGGATGAGAGAGCGGGTTGAACTGCTAGAAGGAAGAATAGAGATCGAATCCGCGGAAAATCAAGGAACCAAAATAGTGATTCATATCCCGACAAACGTGGATAAGGGAAAGGAGTAG
- a CDS encoding response regulator transcription factor yields MENRDTGKTSIKVLLADDHQLFREGLKRILNMEDDIEVIGECGDGIQVLEFCNQEKPDIVLMDINMPVENGVEATEKLRELFPDVKVIILSIHDDESYVFETLRKGANGYLLKDMEAESLINAIRSVHEGHAFIHPKVTGKLIMQLRRMTYLNETGAMSEGASKEAGVKFVAGDNNPLTRREAEVLRLMAEGKSNKMIGEFLFISEKTVKNHVSSILQKMEVDDRTQAVINSIKYGWVTL; encoded by the coding sequence ATGGAAAACCGTGATACTGGCAAGACATCGATTAAAGTTCTTTTGGCTGATGATCATCAGCTGTTCCGTGAAGGTCTGAAGCGCATTTTAAATATGGAGGACGACATTGAGGTCATCGGCGAATGTGGCGATGGGATTCAGGTGCTCGAATTCTGTAACCAGGAGAAACCGGATATTGTATTGATGGATATCAACATGCCTGTTGAAAATGGGGTTGAAGCGACGGAGAAATTGCGTGAGCTGTTCCCGGATGTCAAAGTCATTATCTTGTCTATTCATGATGATGAGAGTTATGTGTTCGAGACGCTGCGTAAAGGCGCTAATGGATACCTGCTGAAAGATATGGAGGCCGAGTCCCTGATTAATGCGATTCGTTCCGTTCATGAAGGGCATGCATTCATCCACCCTAAAGTAACTGGCAAACTGATCATGCAGCTGCGTCGGATGACGTACCTTAACGAAACAGGGGCAATGAGCGAAGGAGCTTCAAAAGAAGCAGGCGTCAAATTTGTCGCTGGCGACAATAATCCGCTGACTCGTCGTGAAGCTGAAGTTCTGCGTCTGATGGCAGAAGGAAAGAGCAACAAAATGATTGGTGAGTTCCTCTTTATCAGTGAGAAAACAGTAAAAAACCATGTCAGCAGTATTCTGCAGAAAATGGAAGTGGACGACCGTACCCAAGCCGTTATCAATTCAATTAAATATGGCTGGGTAACGCTCTAA
- a CDS encoding stalk domain-containing protein: protein MLGKQGKRLNDVKGNQAKKWAMVTLAGVIWIAPVLGAGQQVWSGTSWQSVAAAASTTTSKLSEEILTSGAKLMKYNYTTTRSGAKVNVLADVIQVDLQNPYVKLDVMTGKGGNLNSKQSTGSMAKENGAVAAVNGDYFNVSGELAPIGGQVSDGVLVSTPSELSGMYALTVTKDGKPMIDEYSFDGTVRADDGSTFPLRGINKEDYTVESSSVKYSHANSMYIYTPAWTSTKRPNDPSTTPTEVLVQNGVITQISDKKALDMTVPKDGYILRAHGTAATWIMTHLTVGQTLNADYKLKAKTSGETVDPSNLEMMIGGHTILVNGGKAATFSRDIAASGIGGIRARTAVGYSQDGRYVYIVAAEKNSNSSGMSLTELQSFMTSIGVWKGMNLDGGGSTTMVTRPLGEETAGLTFNTEYGTEQRQVVNTLGVFSTAPEGKLKGFAVSGSQTLLVGQEGKYTAKGYDTYYNPIATGDIKMTWKSSNNGIVSVSNGTIKAVKPGTATLTATSNGASSSIKVNVLGGSELASLTAGSGLGSLQAGTTISIPVTAKTKNGQSVTVPADSLTWEFIGFKGKVAADQLTVSSVDSGAQVGYAIGRYDGYSTVVVLSAAGSETIWENFENVSYPINFTTNAPGVTGSASVTAGTGEKAVSKVLQLSYDMTAGTGKMYAYAQLNGSTGKEVSATATSMSMDVMGDKSLNWLRAEFTDANGKTVYADLAKAIDWEGWKKLTVDLNGLNMAYPAKLKRVYVVNVEEGQDERAMTGTVAFDNIAFTMPSKSSEVGLPTGTASLVLGQKSMTVNGTKKAIDAAPVLKNGTTYVPIKHVLDAFGGQASWDSKNQRITVVRGGKLIDLVVGQKEFIINGKRQSATVAPYVSGGRTLVPLRLVSEQLGLTVKWEQNTKTVTISS, encoded by the coding sequence ATGTTGGGGAAACAAGGGAAACGGCTGAATGACGTTAAGGGTAATCAGGCAAAGAAATGGGCGATGGTAACACTGGCAGGTGTCATCTGGATTGCTCCGGTTCTGGGAGCGGGACAGCAGGTGTGGTCAGGCACTTCTTGGCAATCGGTAGCTGCTGCGGCATCTACAACGACAAGCAAACTGAGTGAAGAAATTCTGACTTCGGGTGCGAAGTTGATGAAATATAACTATACAACAACACGTTCTGGCGCGAAGGTAAACGTACTGGCAGACGTCATTCAAGTGGATTTGCAAAATCCATATGTGAAGCTGGACGTCATGACAGGCAAGGGTGGCAATCTGAACAGTAAACAAAGCACGGGTAGCATGGCCAAAGAAAACGGTGCAGTAGCTGCCGTGAACGGCGATTATTTCAATGTATCTGGTGAGCTCGCTCCAATTGGTGGACAGGTCTCGGACGGGGTCCTCGTATCCACTCCATCGGAACTGTCGGGCATGTATGCCCTCACTGTAACCAAGGATGGCAAACCGATGATTGATGAGTATTCATTCGATGGCACCGTGAGAGCAGACGATGGTTCAACCTTCCCTTTGCGTGGGATAAATAAAGAGGATTACACGGTCGAATCGAGTTCGGTCAAATACAGTCATGCCAATTCAATGTATATTTATACACCGGCGTGGACATCCACGAAACGGCCGAATGATCCCTCCACAACACCAACCGAGGTACTTGTGCAGAACGGCGTGATTACCCAGATTTCTGATAAAAAGGCGTTGGACATGACGGTGCCGAAAGATGGGTATATTTTGCGCGCGCATGGAACGGCAGCGACCTGGATTATGACCCATCTCACAGTGGGGCAGACGCTGAATGCGGATTACAAACTGAAAGCCAAAACAAGTGGGGAAACCGTTGATCCAAGCAACCTGGAGATGATGATCGGTGGTCACACTATTCTGGTGAATGGCGGCAAGGCGGCTACATTTTCCCGCGATATTGCTGCTTCCGGTATTGGTGGCATTCGTGCGAGAACAGCAGTCGGTTACTCTCAGGATGGTCGGTATGTCTACATCGTTGCAGCGGAGAAAAACAGTAACAGCAGCGGTATGTCGCTGACTGAACTGCAATCCTTCATGACTAGCATTGGTGTATGGAAGGGCATGAACCTGGACGGAGGGGGCTCCACAACGATGGTAACTCGTCCACTCGGCGAGGAGACAGCAGGGCTTACGTTCAACACGGAGTACGGTACAGAGCAGCGTCAGGTCGTAAACACGCTGGGGGTGTTCTCTACGGCACCGGAAGGCAAGCTGAAGGGCTTTGCCGTGAGTGGCAGCCAAACGTTGCTGGTAGGGCAAGAGGGCAAGTACACAGCCAAAGGATATGACACGTATTACAACCCGATTGCGACAGGCGATATCAAGATGACGTGGAAATCCAGCAACAACGGTATCGTGAGTGTAAGCAACGGAACGATCAAAGCCGTGAAGCCAGGCACAGCAACACTGACGGCAACGAGTAATGGCGCTTCATCCTCCATTAAAGTTAACGTACTAGGGGGCAGTGAACTGGCTTCGCTGACAGCAGGATCTGGATTGGGATCGCTCCAGGCGGGCACAACCATTTCAATCCCGGTAACGGCGAAGACGAAAAATGGGCAAAGTGTGACGGTTCCGGCTGACTCGCTGACATGGGAGTTTATCGGTTTCAAGGGTAAAGTCGCTGCCGACCAATTAACTGTATCTTCTGTGGACTCTGGCGCTCAAGTAGGTTATGCAATTGGTCGTTATGACGGTTACAGCACGGTAGTTGTTCTCTCCGCTGCAGGAAGTGAAACGATATGGGAGAACTTCGAAAATGTGAGCTACCCGATCAACTTCACGACCAATGCACCAGGTGTAACCGGATCGGCTTCCGTAACAGCAGGAACAGGTGAAAAAGCGGTCTCCAAGGTGTTGCAGCTAAGTTATGACATGACCGCAGGCACAGGTAAAATGTATGCTTATGCCCAATTGAACGGTTCCACCGGCAAAGAGGTATCTGCAACAGCGACATCCATGTCCATGGATGTGATGGGAGATAAAAGCTTGAACTGGCTGCGTGCCGAATTTACCGATGCCAATGGCAAAACGGTATATGCTGATCTTGCCAAGGCCATTGATTGGGAGGGTTGGAAAAAGCTCACTGTGGACTTGAATGGGTTGAACATGGCCTATCCGGCGAAGCTGAAACGGGTCTATGTGGTGAACGTGGAAGAAGGTCAGGATGAGCGTGCGATGACAGGAACGGTCGCTTTTGACAACATTGCTTTCACCATGCCATCGAAGTCCAGTGAAGTGGGATTGCCTACAGGAACAGCTTCGCTGGTGCTTGGACAGAAATCCATGACCGTTAATGGAACGAAAAAGGCAATTGATGCGGCACCGGTACTAAAAAATGGAACAACGTATGTGCCCATCAAGCATGTGCTGGACGCTTTTGGAGGGCAGGCGAGCTGGGATAGCAAAAATCAACGGATTACGGTTGTACGTGGCGGCAAGCTGATTGATCTGGTTGTTGGCCAGAAAGAATTCATCATTAATGGCAAAAGGCAAAGCGCTACAGTAGCACCATACGTATCTGGTGGTAGGACTTTAGTCCCTCTCAGACTCGTTTCGGAGCAGCTTGGACTGACTGTAAAATGGGAACAGAACACGAAGACCGTTACCATCTCATCGTGA